One window from the genome of Pseudomonadota bacterium encodes:
- a CDS encoding SigB/SigF/SigG family RNA polymerase sigma factor, whose product MSVPPVSPSASSSVALSMLLERYHEDRSPALLEEIVARQMHLVRQVTRRFADRGESLEDLQQVAALGLVKAVQSYNPTLGHQFSTYAIPTMLGEIKRWFRDKGWAVRVPRRLQELGQAVRRSQEALSHTLGRVPTTHEIANALHVTSEQVTEALESTQHYRALSIDAMQNPSGEEGDERTPLSIGHDDPAMRNADLRVILERACDRLPQREREIVRLRFVEGLSQAQVARRLSLSQMHISRLQKRALTTLREAIEPKEPPLPAGALATTARVRG is encoded by the coding sequence ATGTCCGTCCCCCCCGTTTCCCCGTCTGCATCATCGTCTGTGGCGCTGTCAATGCTCCTGGAACGCTACCACGAAGACCGCAGCCCCGCTCTTCTCGAGGAGATCGTGGCGCGGCAGATGCATCTCGTTCGGCAGGTGACACGTCGCTTTGCAGATCGCGGAGAATCACTGGAAGACCTGCAGCAGGTTGCGGCCCTCGGGCTGGTCAAGGCCGTTCAGAGCTACAACCCGACCCTCGGGCATCAGTTCTCGACCTACGCCATTCCCACGATGCTCGGAGAGATCAAGCGATGGTTCCGCGACAAGGGGTGGGCCGTGCGCGTTCCCCGGCGGCTGCAAGAGCTCGGCCAGGCGGTGCGCCGCAGCCAGGAAGCCCTGTCGCACACCCTCGGACGCGTCCCCACGACGCACGAGATCGCCAATGCGCTTCACGTCACCAGCGAGCAGGTGACCGAAGCCCTCGAATCAACCCAGCACTACCGGGCCCTCTCCATCGATGCGATGCAGAACCCGTCAGGCGAGGAAGGGGACGAGCGCACGCCGCTGTCCATTGGTCACGACGACCCGGCCATGCGCAACGCAGATCTCCGCGTCATCCTGGAACGAGCCTGTGACCGACTTCCGCAGCGAGAGCGCGAGATCGTGCGCCTGCGCTTCGTCGAGGGACTGTCTCAGGCGCAGGTGGCCCGCCGCCTATCGCTCTCGCAGATGCACATCTCCCGCTTGCAGAAGCGCGCGCTGACCACCCTTCGCGAAGCCATCGAGCCGAAGGAACCCCCTCTGCCAGCGGGCGCGCTTGCAACGACGGCGCGCGTCAGGGGCTGA